A section of the Oryza sativa Japonica Group chromosome 1, ASM3414082v1 genome encodes:
- the LOC4326030 gene encoding phytyl ester synthase 1, chloroplastic isoform X2, which produces MSMSIALHAVLPPAAATPRRRPTRLRASSTEAPASGEKGQEDTDRKSGTGMRRRRRRAKKVQEVGLEALYDDGFGEATVRDYFDALRATPLDGGGGGGPPRWFCPVECGPPAVHAPPLLLFLPGIDGVGMELIMQHKSLGKEIRLRSMQHKNRAFQGVFEVRCLHIPVNDRTPYEGLLQIMEESVKYEHNLSPNRPIYIIGDSFGGCLALSLASRNPEIDLVLILVNPATSFAKTPLQAILPLLEMVPSNLPVTLPHLLRYLIGDPLKMAMVSIQNNTSPQDTLESFSDSLSSMLPLLSEFGHIVRMDTLVWKLKLLMSGVDYTNSRLNAVQAEILLLASGNDNLPPSGEADRLFKALKSCKVRYFRTSSDRLLMESSFNLLTVIKGASMYRQGKQRDTITDFLPPTISEFKRTFGEDFKLLHHLLSPVMLSTLRNGKIVRGLAGVPDKGPVLLVGYHQLLAMEITSMAEEFLREKKAVLRTLAHPVFFVGNYEILRQELSFFDVVPLYGGVQVSPINTYRLFERDEFVLLYPGGIREALHRKDEDYQLFWPDQPEFVRMAAQFGVTVIPFGCVGEDDMLEIVLDYNELKNIPYIRETIESFNQDCPGVRDKLHVLQLHGLSRSELQIDRTNTMNSRKRSIFHQQGEPLPT; this is translated from the exons ATGTCCATGTCCATCGCGCTCCACGCCGTCCTCCCCCCCGCAGCCGCAACTCCCCGTCGGCGGCCCACCCGCCTCCGAGCGAGCTCGACGGAGGCGCCAGCGAGCGGGGAGAAGGGGCAAGAGGACACGGACAGGAAGAGTGGAacggggatgaggaggaggaggaggagagcgaagAAGGTGCAGGAGGTGGGGCTGGAGGCCCTCTACGACGACGGCTTCGGGGAGGCCACCGTCAGGGACTACTTCGACGCGCTGAGGGCCACgccgctcgacggcggcggcggcggcggccccccGCGGTGGTTCTGCCCCGTCGAGTGCGGCCCGCCGGCggtccacgcgccgccgctgctgctcttCTTGCCAG GAATCGACGGTGTTGGAATGGAACTTATCATGCAGCACAAATCTTTGGGCAA GGAAATAAGGCTTCGTTCGATGCAGCATAAAAATCGAGCATTTCAGGG GGTATTTGAGGTCCGCTGCTTGCATATACCGGTCAATGATCGTACACCATATGAAG GGTTGTTACAAATTATGGAGGAATCTGTCAAATATGAGCACAATTTGTCACCAAACAGACCAATATATATCATTGGAGATTCCTTTGGTGGATGTTTGGCTCTTTCTTTGGCATCACGAAATCCAGAAATTGATTTGGTTCTTATACTAGTAAATCCAG CAACATCATTTGCGAAAACTCCGTTGCAGGCAATATTGCCTCTTTTGGAAATGGTGCCAAGCAACCTTCCTGTCACTCTCCCTCACCTTCTCAGATATTTGATTG GTGATCCTCTTAAGATGGCAATGGTTAGCATTCAGAACAATACCTCTCCTCAAGATACTCTGGAAAGTTTTTCAGACAGTCTTTCTTCAATGCTACCTTTACTTTCA GAATTTGGACATATCGTACGAATGGATACTCTTGTGTGGAAGCTCAAGCTTCTTATGTCAGGTGTAGACTATACAAACTCTCGTCTTAATGCAGTACAAGCAGAAATTCTGCTTCTTGCCAG TGGCAATGACAATCTTCCTCCAAGTGGAGAAGCAGATCGACTGTTTAAGGCACTGAAAAGTTGCAAAGTTCGATACTTCAGGACTTCCAGCGATAGATTACTCATG GAGAGCAGCTTTAATCTGCTAACTGTCATAAAAGGAGCCAGCATGTACCGCCAGGGCAAACAAAGGGACACTATCACTGATTTCCTCCCACCTACAATAAGTGAATTCAAGAGAACATTTGGTGAAGATTTCAA GCTGCTTCACCATTTGCTGAGCCCAGTCATGCTATCTACTCTGAGAAACGGCAAAATCGTCCGCGGCCTCGCCGGTGTTCCTGACAAAGGCCCCGTCCTGTTGGTGGGTTACCATCAGCTGTTGGCAATGGAGATCACTTCAATGGCTGAAGAGTTCTTGAGGGAGAAGAAAGCAGTTCTGCGAACTTTGGCTCATCCAGTGTTTTTTGTGGGGAATTATGAGATTTTGCGCCAGGAGCTATCTTTTTTTGACGTAGTCCCATTGTATGGGGGAGTACAAGTCAGTCCGATTAATACATATAGGTTATTTGAGAGAGATGAATTTGTTCTCCTCTATCCTGGTGGTATTCGAGAAGCTCTACATAGAAAG GATGAAGACTACCAGTTGTTTTGGCCAGATCAACCAGAATTTGTAAGAATGGCAGCACAGTTTGGAGTTACTGTCATACCATTCGGTTGTGTAGGAGAAGATGACATGTTAGAG ATAGTTCTGGATTACAATGAACTAAAGAACATCCCTTATATCAGAGAAACAATAGAGTCGTTCAACCAAGATTGTCCAGGAGTAAG
- the LOC4326030 gene encoding phytyl ester synthase 1, chloroplastic isoform X5 → MSMSIALHAVLPPAAATPRRRPTRLRASSTEAPASGEKGQEDTDRKSGTGMRRRRRRAKKVQEVGLEALYDDGFGEATVRDYFDALRATPLDGGGGGGPPRWFCPVECGPPAVHAPPLLLFLPGIDGVGMELIMQHKSLGKVFEVRCLHIPVNDRTPYEGLLQIMEESVKYEHNLSPNRPIYIIGDSFGGCLALSLASRNPEIDLVLILVNPATSFAKTPLQAILPLLEMVPSNLPVTLPHLLRYLIGDPLKMAMVSIQNNTSPQDTLESFSDSLSSMLPLLSEFGHIVRMDTLVWKLKLLMSGVDYTNSRLNAVQAEILLLASGNDNLPPSGEADRLFKALKSCKVRYFRTSSDRLLMESSFNLLTVIKGASMYRQGKQRDTITDFLPPTISEFKRTFGEDFKLLHHLLSPVMLSTLRNGKIVRGLAGVPDKGPVLLVGYHQLLAMEITSMAEEFLREKKAVLRTLAHPVFFVGNYEILRQELSFFDVVPLYGGVQVSPINTYRLFERDEFVLLYPGGIREALHRKDEDYQLFWPDQPEFVRMAAQFGVTVIPFGCVGEDDMLEIVLDYNELKNIPYIRETIESFNQDCPGVRVQPFVSFVSGVL, encoded by the exons ATGTCCATGTCCATCGCGCTCCACGCCGTCCTCCCCCCCGCAGCCGCAACTCCCCGTCGGCGGCCCACCCGCCTCCGAGCGAGCTCGACGGAGGCGCCAGCGAGCGGGGAGAAGGGGCAAGAGGACACGGACAGGAAGAGTGGAacggggatgaggaggaggaggaggagagcgaagAAGGTGCAGGAGGTGGGGCTGGAGGCCCTCTACGACGACGGCTTCGGGGAGGCCACCGTCAGGGACTACTTCGACGCGCTGAGGGCCACgccgctcgacggcggcggcggcggcggccccccGCGGTGGTTCTGCCCCGTCGAGTGCGGCCCGCCGGCggtccacgcgccgccgctgctgctcttCTTGCCAG GAATCGACGGTGTTGGAATGGAACTTATCATGCAGCACAAATCTTTGGGCAA GGTATTTGAGGTCCGCTGCTTGCATATACCGGTCAATGATCGTACACCATATGAAG GGTTGTTACAAATTATGGAGGAATCTGTCAAATATGAGCACAATTTGTCACCAAACAGACCAATATATATCATTGGAGATTCCTTTGGTGGATGTTTGGCTCTTTCTTTGGCATCACGAAATCCAGAAATTGATTTGGTTCTTATACTAGTAAATCCAG CAACATCATTTGCGAAAACTCCGTTGCAGGCAATATTGCCTCTTTTGGAAATGGTGCCAAGCAACCTTCCTGTCACTCTCCCTCACCTTCTCAGATATTTGATTG GTGATCCTCTTAAGATGGCAATGGTTAGCATTCAGAACAATACCTCTCCTCAAGATACTCTGGAAAGTTTTTCAGACAGTCTTTCTTCAATGCTACCTTTACTTTCA GAATTTGGACATATCGTACGAATGGATACTCTTGTGTGGAAGCTCAAGCTTCTTATGTCAGGTGTAGACTATACAAACTCTCGTCTTAATGCAGTACAAGCAGAAATTCTGCTTCTTGCCAG TGGCAATGACAATCTTCCTCCAAGTGGAGAAGCAGATCGACTGTTTAAGGCACTGAAAAGTTGCAAAGTTCGATACTTCAGGACTTCCAGCGATAGATTACTCATG GAGAGCAGCTTTAATCTGCTAACTGTCATAAAAGGAGCCAGCATGTACCGCCAGGGCAAACAAAGGGACACTATCACTGATTTCCTCCCACCTACAATAAGTGAATTCAAGAGAACATTTGGTGAAGATTTCAA GCTGCTTCACCATTTGCTGAGCCCAGTCATGCTATCTACTCTGAGAAACGGCAAAATCGTCCGCGGCCTCGCCGGTGTTCCTGACAAAGGCCCCGTCCTGTTGGTGGGTTACCATCAGCTGTTGGCAATGGAGATCACTTCAATGGCTGAAGAGTTCTTGAGGGAGAAGAAAGCAGTTCTGCGAACTTTGGCTCATCCAGTGTTTTTTGTGGGGAATTATGAGATTTTGCGCCAGGAGCTATCTTTTTTTGACGTAGTCCCATTGTATGGGGGAGTACAAGTCAGTCCGATTAATACATATAGGTTATTTGAGAGAGATGAATTTGTTCTCCTCTATCCTGGTGGTATTCGAGAAGCTCTACATAGAAAG GATGAAGACTACCAGTTGTTTTGGCCAGATCAACCAGAATTTGTAAGAATGGCAGCACAGTTTGGAGTTACTGTCATACCATTCGGTTGTGTAGGAGAAGATGACATGTTAGAG ATAGTTCTGGATTACAATGAACTAAAGAACATCCCTTATATCAGAGAAACAATAGAGTCGTTCAACCAAGATTGTCCAGGAGTAAG
- the LOC4326030 gene encoding phytyl ester synthase 1, chloroplastic isoform X3: MSMSIALHAVLPPAAATPRRRPTRLRASSTEAPASGEKGQEDTDRKSGTGMRRRRRRAKKVQEVGLEALYDDGFGEATVRDYFDALRATPLDGGGGGGPPRWFCPVECGPPAVHAPPLLLFLPGIDGVGMELIMQHKSLGKVFEVRCLHIPVNDRTPYEGLLQIMEESVKYEHNLSPNRPIYIIGDSFGGCLALSLASRNPEIDLVLILVNPATSFAKTPLQAILPLLEMVPSNLPVTLPHLLRYLIGDPLKMAMVSIQNNTSPQDTLESFSDSLSSMLPLLSEFGHIVRMDTLVWKLKLLMSGVDYTNSRLNAVQAEILLLASGNDNLPPSGEADRLFKALKSCKVRYFRTSSDRLLMESSFNLLTVIKGASMYRQGKQRDTITDFLPPTISEFKRTFGEDFKLLHHLLSPVMLSTLRNGKIVRGLAGVPDKGPVLLVGYHQLLAMEITSMAEEFLREKKAVLRTLAHPVFFVGNYEILRQELSFFDVVPLYGGVQVSPINTYRLFERDEFVLLYPGGIREALHRKDEDYQLFWPDQPEFVRMAAQFGVTVIPFGCVGEDDMLEIVLDYNELKNIPYIRETIESFNQDCPGVRDKLHVLQLHGLSRSELQIDRTNTMNSRKRSIFHQQGEPLPT, encoded by the exons ATGTCCATGTCCATCGCGCTCCACGCCGTCCTCCCCCCCGCAGCCGCAACTCCCCGTCGGCGGCCCACCCGCCTCCGAGCGAGCTCGACGGAGGCGCCAGCGAGCGGGGAGAAGGGGCAAGAGGACACGGACAGGAAGAGTGGAacggggatgaggaggaggaggaggagagcgaagAAGGTGCAGGAGGTGGGGCTGGAGGCCCTCTACGACGACGGCTTCGGGGAGGCCACCGTCAGGGACTACTTCGACGCGCTGAGGGCCACgccgctcgacggcggcggcggcggcggccccccGCGGTGGTTCTGCCCCGTCGAGTGCGGCCCGCCGGCggtccacgcgccgccgctgctgctcttCTTGCCAG GAATCGACGGTGTTGGAATGGAACTTATCATGCAGCACAAATCTTTGGGCAA GGTATTTGAGGTCCGCTGCTTGCATATACCGGTCAATGATCGTACACCATATGAAG GGTTGTTACAAATTATGGAGGAATCTGTCAAATATGAGCACAATTTGTCACCAAACAGACCAATATATATCATTGGAGATTCCTTTGGTGGATGTTTGGCTCTTTCTTTGGCATCACGAAATCCAGAAATTGATTTGGTTCTTATACTAGTAAATCCAG CAACATCATTTGCGAAAACTCCGTTGCAGGCAATATTGCCTCTTTTGGAAATGGTGCCAAGCAACCTTCCTGTCACTCTCCCTCACCTTCTCAGATATTTGATTG GTGATCCTCTTAAGATGGCAATGGTTAGCATTCAGAACAATACCTCTCCTCAAGATACTCTGGAAAGTTTTTCAGACAGTCTTTCTTCAATGCTACCTTTACTTTCA GAATTTGGACATATCGTACGAATGGATACTCTTGTGTGGAAGCTCAAGCTTCTTATGTCAGGTGTAGACTATACAAACTCTCGTCTTAATGCAGTACAAGCAGAAATTCTGCTTCTTGCCAG TGGCAATGACAATCTTCCTCCAAGTGGAGAAGCAGATCGACTGTTTAAGGCACTGAAAAGTTGCAAAGTTCGATACTTCAGGACTTCCAGCGATAGATTACTCATG GAGAGCAGCTTTAATCTGCTAACTGTCATAAAAGGAGCCAGCATGTACCGCCAGGGCAAACAAAGGGACACTATCACTGATTTCCTCCCACCTACAATAAGTGAATTCAAGAGAACATTTGGTGAAGATTTCAA GCTGCTTCACCATTTGCTGAGCCCAGTCATGCTATCTACTCTGAGAAACGGCAAAATCGTCCGCGGCCTCGCCGGTGTTCCTGACAAAGGCCCCGTCCTGTTGGTGGGTTACCATCAGCTGTTGGCAATGGAGATCACTTCAATGGCTGAAGAGTTCTTGAGGGAGAAGAAAGCAGTTCTGCGAACTTTGGCTCATCCAGTGTTTTTTGTGGGGAATTATGAGATTTTGCGCCAGGAGCTATCTTTTTTTGACGTAGTCCCATTGTATGGGGGAGTACAAGTCAGTCCGATTAATACATATAGGTTATTTGAGAGAGATGAATTTGTTCTCCTCTATCCTGGTGGTATTCGAGAAGCTCTACATAGAAAG GATGAAGACTACCAGTTGTTTTGGCCAGATCAACCAGAATTTGTAAGAATGGCAGCACAGTTTGGAGTTACTGTCATACCATTCGGTTGTGTAGGAGAAGATGACATGTTAGAG ATAGTTCTGGATTACAATGAACTAAAGAACATCCCTTATATCAGAGAAACAATAGAGTCGTTCAACCAAGATTGTCCAGGAGTAAG
- the LOC4326030 gene encoding phytyl ester synthase 1, chloroplastic isoform X4, with product MSMSIALHAVLPPAAATPRRRPTRLRASSTEAPASGEKGQEDTDRKSGTGMRRRRRRAKKVQEVGLEALYDDGFGEATVRDYFDALRATPLDGGGGGGPPRWFCPVECGPPAVHAPPLLLFLPGIDGVGMELIMQHKSLGKEIRLRSMQHKNRAFQGVFEVRCLHIPVNDRTPYEGLLQIMEESVKYEHNLSPNRPIYIIGDSFGGCLALSLASRNPEIDLVLILVNPATSFAKTPLQAILPLLEMVPSNLPVTLPHLLRYLIGDPLKMAMVSIQNNTSPQDTLESFSDSLSSMLPLLSEFGHIVRMDTLVWKLKLLMSGVDYTNSRLNAVQAEILLLASGNDNLPPSGEADRLFKALKSCKVRYFRTSSDRLLMESSFNLLTVIKGASMYRQGKQRDTITDFLPPTISEFKRTFGEDFKLLHHLLSPVMLSTLRNGKIVRGLAGVPDKGPVLLVGYHQLLAMEITSMAEEFLREKKAVLRTLAHPVFFVGNYEILRQELSFFDVVPLYGGVQVSPINTYRLFERDEFVLLYPGGIREALHRKDEDYQLFWPDQPEFVRMAAQFGVTVIPFGCVGEDDMLEIVLDYNELKNIPYIRETIESFNQDCPGVRVQPFVSFVSGVL from the exons ATGTCCATGTCCATCGCGCTCCACGCCGTCCTCCCCCCCGCAGCCGCAACTCCCCGTCGGCGGCCCACCCGCCTCCGAGCGAGCTCGACGGAGGCGCCAGCGAGCGGGGAGAAGGGGCAAGAGGACACGGACAGGAAGAGTGGAacggggatgaggaggaggaggaggagagcgaagAAGGTGCAGGAGGTGGGGCTGGAGGCCCTCTACGACGACGGCTTCGGGGAGGCCACCGTCAGGGACTACTTCGACGCGCTGAGGGCCACgccgctcgacggcggcggcggcggcggccccccGCGGTGGTTCTGCCCCGTCGAGTGCGGCCCGCCGGCggtccacgcgccgccgctgctgctcttCTTGCCAG GAATCGACGGTGTTGGAATGGAACTTATCATGCAGCACAAATCTTTGGGCAA GGAAATAAGGCTTCGTTCGATGCAGCATAAAAATCGAGCATTTCAGGG GGTATTTGAGGTCCGCTGCTTGCATATACCGGTCAATGATCGTACACCATATGAAG GGTTGTTACAAATTATGGAGGAATCTGTCAAATATGAGCACAATTTGTCACCAAACAGACCAATATATATCATTGGAGATTCCTTTGGTGGATGTTTGGCTCTTTCTTTGGCATCACGAAATCCAGAAATTGATTTGGTTCTTATACTAGTAAATCCAG CAACATCATTTGCGAAAACTCCGTTGCAGGCAATATTGCCTCTTTTGGAAATGGTGCCAAGCAACCTTCCTGTCACTCTCCCTCACCTTCTCAGATATTTGATTG GTGATCCTCTTAAGATGGCAATGGTTAGCATTCAGAACAATACCTCTCCTCAAGATACTCTGGAAAGTTTTTCAGACAGTCTTTCTTCAATGCTACCTTTACTTTCA GAATTTGGACATATCGTACGAATGGATACTCTTGTGTGGAAGCTCAAGCTTCTTATGTCAGGTGTAGACTATACAAACTCTCGTCTTAATGCAGTACAAGCAGAAATTCTGCTTCTTGCCAG TGGCAATGACAATCTTCCTCCAAGTGGAGAAGCAGATCGACTGTTTAAGGCACTGAAAAGTTGCAAAGTTCGATACTTCAGGACTTCCAGCGATAGATTACTCATG GAGAGCAGCTTTAATCTGCTAACTGTCATAAAAGGAGCCAGCATGTACCGCCAGGGCAAACAAAGGGACACTATCACTGATTTCCTCCCACCTACAATAAGTGAATTCAAGAGAACATTTGGTGAAGATTTCAA GCTGCTTCACCATTTGCTGAGCCCAGTCATGCTATCTACTCTGAGAAACGGCAAAATCGTCCGCGGCCTCGCCGGTGTTCCTGACAAAGGCCCCGTCCTGTTGGTGGGTTACCATCAGCTGTTGGCAATGGAGATCACTTCAATGGCTGAAGAGTTCTTGAGGGAGAAGAAAGCAGTTCTGCGAACTTTGGCTCATCCAGTGTTTTTTGTGGGGAATTATGAGATTTTGCGCCAGGAGCTATCTTTTTTTGACGTAGTCCCATTGTATGGGGGAGTACAAGTCAGTCCGATTAATACATATAGGTTATTTGAGAGAGATGAATTTGTTCTCCTCTATCCTGGTGGTATTCGAGAAGCTCTACATAGAAAG GATGAAGACTACCAGTTGTTTTGGCCAGATCAACCAGAATTTGTAAGAATGGCAGCACAGTTTGGAGTTACTGTCATACCATTCGGTTGTGTAGGAGAAGATGACATGTTAGAG ATAGTTCTGGATTACAATGAACTAAAGAACATCCCTTATATCAGAGAAACAATAGAGTCGTTCAACCAAGATTGTCCAGGAGTAAG